Proteins encoded together in one Citromicrobium bathyomarinum window:
- a CDS encoding LysE family translocator codes for MTLDLLPALAGFALVSSITPGPNNVMVMASGANFGMRCTVPHILGIGCGFVVMLLLVGLGLARLFEMFPVIRLVLTVVSALYLLWLAWKIANAAPVGSNIGRGRPFTFLQAALFQWVNPKAWMMALSAITLYAPGDSTGALMLVAAVFGIVNLPCVSAWAGLGTQAARWLSNPARLRAFNYTMAACLLATLAPVLVAEFVR; via the coding sequence ATGACATTGGATCTTCTTCCAGCGCTTGCAGGCTTCGCGCTTGTCTCCTCGATCACCCCGGGGCCGAACAACGTGATGGTGATGGCGTCGGGCGCGAATTTCGGCATGCGTTGCACCGTGCCGCACATCCTCGGTATCGGTTGCGGCTTCGTCGTGATGTTGTTGCTGGTCGGTCTGGGACTGGCGCGGCTGTTCGAGATGTTTCCGGTCATCCGCCTGGTGCTCACCGTGGTCAGCGCGCTCTATCTGCTGTGGCTGGCGTGGAAGATCGCCAATGCCGCCCCGGTCGGCAGCAATATTGGGCGGGGGCGCCCCTTCACGTTCCTGCAGGCCGCGCTGTTCCAGTGGGTCAATCCCAAGGCGTGGATGATGGCGCTGAGCGCGATCACTCTCTACGCGCCCGGCGATTCTACGGGGGCGCTGATGCTCGTCGCGGCGGTGTTCGGGATCGTCAATCTGCCCTGCGTCTCCGCTTGGGCGGGGCTGGGCACGCAGGCCGCACGGTGGCTGTCGAATCCGGCACGGCTCAGGGCGTTCAACTATACGATGGCCGCATGCTTGCTCGCCACGCTTGCACCGGTCCTGGTCGCGGAGTTCGTCCGGTAG
- a CDS encoding Lrp/AsnC family transcriptional regulator, whose protein sequence is MRAIDTITRKILHELSLNGRISNLELAQRVGLSPSACLRRVQELERSGVIDGYRAVLNRAALGIGFVAYVAVGLNKHTKAAQEAFEAKMADAPEVTECHNVTGSVEYLLRVEAADLTDYKRFHTQILGTVEQVQSITSYVVMGSPKDERA, encoded by the coding sequence ATGCGCGCGATCGACACGATAACTCGCAAGATATTGCATGAGCTCTCGCTGAACGGGCGAATCAGCAATCTCGAACTCGCGCAGCGGGTCGGCCTGTCGCCGTCGGCATGCCTGCGGCGGGTGCAGGAGCTGGAGCGCAGCGGCGTCATCGATGGTTATCGCGCGGTACTCAACCGCGCGGCGCTGGGCATCGGCTTCGTCGCCTATGTCGCGGTCGGGCTGAACAAGCACACCAAGGCCGCGCAGGAAGCGTTCGAGGCAAAGATGGCCGATGCGCCCGAAGTGACCGAGTGCCACAACGTGACCGGCTCGGTCGAATACCTGCTGCGCGTCGAAGCCGCCGACCTGACCGATTACAAGCGCTTCCACACCCAGATCCTGGGCACGGTCGAGCAGGTGCAGTCGATCACATCCTACGTTGTCATGGGATCGCCGAAAGACGAGCGCGCCTGA
- a CDS encoding MerR family transcriptional regulator, with the protein MARRSFDDGKDADALRTIGELGKALGIKAHVLRYWEEQFPMLQPLKRSGGRRYYRADDVALVETIDRLVNGEGYTLKGARAAIEKGRAGMNPADGDDEEPEAPREGVRRYLTARDLPDHDEPSAQQPHPRLRRAADRVLLDELKAIREGLAAAIGE; encoded by the coding sequence ATGGCCCGCCGCAGCTTCGACGATGGCAAGGACGCAGACGCGCTTCGGACCATCGGCGAGCTTGGCAAGGCGCTTGGCATAAAGGCGCACGTGCTGCGCTATTGGGAAGAGCAGTTCCCGATGCTGCAGCCTCTGAAACGGAGCGGGGGGCGCCGCTATTACCGGGCCGACGATGTCGCGCTGGTCGAAACGATCGACCGGCTGGTGAACGGCGAAGGCTACACTCTCAAAGGCGCACGCGCGGCGATCGAGAAGGGGCGGGCAGGCATGAATCCTGCAGACGGGGACGACGAGGAACCAGAAGCACCGCGCGAAGGCGTGCGCCGTTACCTGACCGCGCGCGACCTGCCCGACCACGACGAGCCGTCCGCACAGCAGCCGCACCCGCGCCTGCGCCGCGCCGCCGACCGGGTCTTGCTCGACGAGTTGAAGGCGATCCGCGAGGGGCTGGCGGCGGCGATTGGCGAGTAG
- a CDS encoding integration host factor subunit alpha, giving the protein MSRSAGTLTRADLAETINRKLGFSRAESLALVESILAHMCDSLKDGENVKISGFGSFVLRDKKERVGRNPKTGVEVPITPRRVMTFRASQTLRDRIADGS; this is encoded by the coding sequence ATGTCGCGCTCGGCGGGTACGCTGACCAGGGCCGATCTGGCCGAAACCATCAATCGCAAACTCGGCTTCAGCCGCGCGGAATCGCTGGCGCTGGTCGAATCGATCCTCGCGCATATGTGCGATTCCCTGAAGGACGGCGAGAACGTCAAGATTTCCGGCTTCGGCAGCTTCGTGCTGCGCGACAAGAAGGAACGCGTCGGTCGCAACCCCAAGACCGGGGTCGAGGTGCCGATCACCCCGCGCCGGGTGATGACCTTCCGCGCCAGCCAGACCCTGCGCGACCGGATCGCAGACGGAAGCTGA
- a CDS encoding beta-ketoacyl-ACP synthase III, producing MPQRVVTNEELAGRLDTSDEWIVERTGIRQRHIAGEGETTGTLAIAAARAALADAGIDAKKIDLIVLATATPDNTFPATATKVQAALGCNGCPAFDVQAVCSGFLYAMTTADAMLRSGQATCALVIGAETFSRILDWEDRTTAVLFGDGAGAIVLEAQDVAEGTAKSEGPGILTSQLHADGAQHDLLYVDGGPSTTQTVGHLRMKGREVFRHAVGNLAQVLGDVVAKAGITVDQIDWVVPHQANIRILEATAKKLGLPPEKVIVTVDQHANTSAASVPLAFAAARADGRIKPGDLVLFEAMGGGFTWGASLVRL from the coding sequence ATGCCCCAACGCGTCGTGACCAATGAAGAGCTGGCAGGCCGGCTCGACACCAGCGACGAGTGGATCGTGGAGCGCACCGGCATCCGCCAGCGCCACATCGCGGGCGAGGGGGAAACCACCGGCACGCTGGCGATCGCGGCCGCGCGCGCCGCGCTGGCCGATGCGGGGATCGACGCGAAGAAGATCGACCTGATCGTTCTCGCCACCGCAACGCCCGACAATACCTTCCCCGCGACCGCCACCAAGGTGCAGGCTGCGCTGGGCTGCAATGGCTGCCCCGCGTTCGACGTGCAGGCGGTATGCTCCGGCTTCCTCTATGCGATGACCACCGCCGACGCGATGCTGCGCAGCGGGCAGGCGACCTGCGCGCTGGTGATCGGCGCGGAAACCTTCAGCCGCATTCTCGACTGGGAAGACCGCACCACCGCCGTGCTGTTCGGTGACGGCGCGGGCGCGATCGTGCTGGAAGCGCAGGACGTTGCCGAGGGTACCGCGAAGAGCGAGGGGCCGGGCATCCTGACCTCGCAGCTCCACGCCGACGGCGCGCAGCACGACCTGCTCTATGTCGATGGCGGGCCCTCGACCACGCAGACCGTGGGCCACCTGCGGATGAAGGGGCGCGAGGTGTTCCGCCACGCGGTCGGCAATCTGGCGCAGGTGCTGGGCGATGTGGTCGCCAAGGCAGGCATCACCGTCGACCAGATCGACTGGGTGGTGCCGCACCAGGCGAATATCCGCATTCTCGAAGCGACCGCGAAGAAGCTGGGCCTGCCACCCGAAAAGGTGATCGTCACGGTCGACCAGCACGCCAACACGTCTGCCGCATCCGTGCCGCTCGCCTTCGCTGCCGCGCGCGCCGACGGGCGGATCAAGCCGGGCGATCTGGTGCTGTTCGAAGCGATGGGCGGCGGGTTCACATGGGGCGCAAGCCTGGTCCGGCTCTGA
- the plsX gene encoding phosphate acyltransferase PlsX has protein sequence MSLPRIAVDAMGGDEGVRVMVEGAALARRRHEKFNFLLMGDRAQIERALESHPGLAGAAEIRHCESVVEGEDKPSQALRRAKGTSMGEAVAAVKRGEAGAAVSAGNTGALMAISKVALRTLPGIDRPALAALLPTLEEQDVIMLDLGANTECDARNLVQFAIMGAAYSRIVTGRPRPRVRLLNIGTEDIKGTGEVQEAAKHLRAAKTLAIDFDGFVEADKINRGDVDVVVTDGFSGNIALKAIEGSARFVTDLLKTAFRSSLRSKIGFLVSRPATELLRHHLDPNNHNGAVFLGLNGVVVKSHGSATANGVANAVAVAARLLEEDLTARIGEDLAELGDSLMAGGHRSRTDTSKIESSAK, from the coding sequence ATGAGTCTTCCGCGTATCGCCGTCGACGCGATGGGCGGCGACGAAGGCGTGCGCGTGATGGTCGAGGGTGCAGCCCTCGCCCGCCGTCGGCATGAGAAGTTCAACTTCTTACTGATGGGCGACCGTGCGCAGATCGAGCGCGCGCTGGAGAGCCATCCCGGGCTCGCCGGTGCGGCCGAGATCCGCCATTGCGAATCGGTGGTCGAGGGCGAGGACAAGCCTTCGCAGGCGCTCCGCCGTGCCAAGGGCACGTCGATGGGCGAAGCCGTCGCTGCGGTGAAACGCGGCGAAGCCGGCGCTGCGGTCAGCGCGGGCAATACCGGTGCGCTGATGGCGATCAGCAAGGTCGCGCTGCGCACCCTGCCCGGGATCGACCGGCCCGCACTCGCCGCATTGCTTCCCACGCTCGAAGAGCAGGACGTCATCATGCTCGACCTCGGTGCCAATACCGAGTGCGATGCGCGCAATCTCGTCCAGTTCGCGATCATGGGTGCGGCCTATTCCCGCATCGTCACCGGGCGTCCGCGCCCGCGCGTGCGACTGCTCAATATCGGCACCGAAGACATCAAGGGCACCGGCGAAGTGCAGGAAGCGGCAAAGCACCTGCGCGCGGCCAAGACGCTGGCGATCGACTTCGACGGCTTCGTCGAGGCGGACAAGATCAACCGCGGCGATGTCGACGTGGTGGTGACCGACGGTTTCTCCGGCAATATCGCCTTGAAGGCGATCGAAGGTTCGGCCCGATTCGTGACCGACCTGCTCAAGACCGCGTTCCGCTCCTCGCTGCGCTCCAAGATCGGCTTCCTCGTCTCGCGCCCCGCGACCGAGCTGCTGCGTCACCATCTGGACCCCAACAACCACAATGGCGCGGTCTTCCTCGGCCTCAACGGCGTGGTTGTGAAAAGCCACGGCAGCGCAACGGCAAATGGCGTTGCCAACGCGGTCGCAGTGGCAGCGCGGCTGCTGGAAGAAGACCTCACCGCACGGATCGGCGAAGACCTCGCCGAACTGGGCGACAGCCTGATGGCGGGCGGCCACCGCTCCCGCACCGACACAAGCAAGATCGAGAGCAGCGCCAAGTGA
- the rpmF gene encoding 50S ribosomal protein L32 yields MAVPKRKVSPHRRGNRRAHDSLKVEAFHECDNCGELKRPHNMCGHCGHYNGRLVLEPKGL; encoded by the coding sequence ATGGCCGTCCCCAAGAGAAAAGTATCGCCGCATCGCCGGGGCAATCGGCGCGCGCATGATTCGCTGAAGGTCGAAGCCTTCCATGAATGCGACAATTGCGGCGAATTGAAGCGCCCGCACAACATGTGCGGCCACTGCGGTCATTATAATGGCCGCCTGGTGCTCGAGCCCAAGGGCCTCTGA
- a CDS encoding MAPEG family protein, giving the protein MDIMLPVSLTSAAMFGLLALWLAVRCGRARLKAKIGHGDGGNPLLARRMRAQLNFVETAPFVLALIVLIELAGRGGMWLHLLSILFVFARILHGVGMDAEKGGLPRQIGVIVTMLTLLGLSVFAALIGFGVV; this is encoded by the coding sequence ATGGATATCATGCTGCCGGTGTCGCTGACCAGCGCCGCCATGTTCGGGCTGCTGGCGCTGTGGCTGGCGGTGCGCTGCGGCCGCGCGCGGCTGAAGGCCAAGATCGGCCACGGCGATGGCGGCAATCCCCTGCTCGCCCGGCGGATGCGCGCGCAGCTCAATTTCGTCGAAACCGCGCCCTTCGTGCTCGCGCTGATCGTGCTGATCGAACTGGCCGGGCGCGGCGGGATGTGGCTGCACCTCCTCTCGATCCTGTTCGTGTTCGCGCGAATCCTGCACGGCGTCGGGATGGACGCCGAGAAAGGCGGGCTGCCGCGGCAGATCGGTGTGATCGTGACGATGCTCACGCTGCTGGGGCTGAGCGTGTTCGCCGCGCTGATCGGGTTCGGGGTGGTCTGA
- a CDS encoding MBL fold metallo-hydrolase — protein sequence MKAAILPVTPLQQNCSLIWCTQTNKAALIDPGGDLDKLKAGVAKAGVELEKILITHGHLDHCGQAGMLAQELGLPIEGPHEADRFWIARLDEDGARFQMEAASFEPDRWLEDGDTVTVGNLTLEVIHCPGHTPGHVIFFNRDRKFAIVGDVLFQGSIGRTDFPMSDHQSLIDAITRKLWPLGDDVTFIPGHGPTSTFGQERRTNPFVGDAALA from the coding sequence ATGAAAGCCGCGATCCTGCCGGTGACGCCGCTGCAGCAGAACTGCTCGCTGATCTGGTGTACGCAGACCAACAAGGCCGCGCTGATCGATCCGGGCGGCGATCTCGACAAGCTGAAGGCGGGCGTCGCCAAGGCGGGGGTGGAGCTGGAGAAGATCCTCATCACGCATGGTCATCTCGACCATTGCGGGCAGGCCGGGATGCTGGCGCAGGAGCTGGGCCTGCCGATCGAAGGCCCGCACGAGGCGGACCGGTTCTGGATTGCGCGGCTCGATGAAGACGGCGCGCGCTTCCAGATGGAGGCCGCGAGTTTCGAGCCCGACCGCTGGCTGGAGGATGGCGACACCGTCACCGTCGGCAACCTGACGCTGGAGGTGATCCACTGCCCCGGCCACACGCCGGGCCACGTGATCTTCTTCAACCGCGACCGCAAGTTCGCGATCGTGGGTGACGTGCTGTTCCAGGGGAGCATTGGCCGCACCGATTTCCCGATGAGCGATCATCAGAGCCTGATCGACGCGATCACCAGGAAGCTGTGGCCGCTGGGCGACGATGTCACCTTCATCCCTGGCCACGGTCCGACCAGCACCTTCGGCCAGGAACGCCGCACCAACCCCTTCGTGGGCGACGCGGCGCTGGCGTGA
- a CDS encoding Flp family type IVb pilin, with amino-acid sequence MMITRHLLRDETGTSAIEYAVIMALIGVGLVGALNALGTETANSYSNAAVALEPAADEPAPAPTATPPRVPGRPGGGNRVPR; translated from the coding sequence ATGATGATTACCAGACATCTGCTGCGCGACGAGACGGGCACATCGGCGATCGAATATGCGGTCATCATGGCGCTGATCGGGGTTGGACTGGTCGGGGCGCTCAACGCGCTCGGGACGGAGACGGCGAACAGCTATTCCAATGCGGCGGTCGCGCTGGAGCCTGCTGCGGACGAACCCGCGCCTGCGCCCACGGCAACGCCCCCGCGCGTCCCCGGTCGACCGGGCGGTGGCAATCGCGTCCCACGCTAA
- a CDS encoding sel1 repeat family protein, with protein sequence MACLLCRFIRTFLPSPSEERRHAFWMYVYDWEADFGRDWEPRHEDESVRERAAVVATLLKKDPKAAIEELSDLAELGAAWPARVLGHFYRDGDVVEQDLRLAEAYFYKAHEVGSWMGSLDMARLLFRYSINENWKVLLENGDKAGFIPSTFWLAWYSSGQSPTLSNARRVRPLLEKAAEAGHPRARYMLAAWKLNGKFGLREIPQGAREGGLVMQQFVNRELPSNET encoded by the coding sequence ATGGCCTGTCTGCTCTGCCGTTTCATCCGCACTTTCCTGCCCTCTCCCTCCGAGGAAAGGCGACACGCCTTTTGGATGTATGTCTACGACTGGGAGGCAGACTTTGGCAGGGACTGGGAACCCCGACACGAAGATGAAAGCGTTAGAGAACGGGCGGCGGTGGTCGCCACGCTTCTGAAAAAGGATCCCAAGGCAGCGATCGAAGAGCTTTCTGATCTGGCTGAATTGGGTGCGGCTTGGCCAGCGCGCGTGCTAGGGCATTTTTACCGGGACGGCGACGTGGTCGAACAGGACCTGAGGTTAGCTGAAGCCTACTTTTATAAGGCGCACGAGGTCGGCTCGTGGATGGGCTCGCTGGACATGGCAAGACTGCTTTTCAGATACTCGATCAACGAAAATTGGAAAGTCTTACTCGAGAACGGAGACAAGGCAGGTTTTATCCCCTCCACCTTCTGGCTCGCGTGGTATTCATCCGGCCAATCACCGACGCTCTCGAACGCGCGGCGGGTACGACCCTTGCTCGAGAAGGCCGCAGAAGCCGGTCACCCCAGGGCGCGGTATATGCTTGCGGCATGGAAGCTAAACGGCAAGTTCGGCCTCCGTGAAATCCCACAGGGGGCTCGCGAAGGCGGACTGGTCATGCAGCAATTCGTTAATCGCGAATTGCCTTCCAACGAGACTTAG
- a CDS encoding S24 family peptidase — MSDDRPSAGSLPGDPARARLLELAQARGSSLAALSKLIDRNSSYLQQFIRKGSPRKLEEQDRRTLAQFFGVDESELVPEMSGAEEKSYGASRFSAGDEDFHAIPRLSLAAAAGPGQFANGEAPFDNFGFSGRWLRENGFDPKMLSALTVEGDSMEPLLRHGDEILIDRGSRFERDGVHVVRMGDTLMVKRLASAGAGRIALLSQNLAYPPVEVGLDEIEVLGRVVWKSGRL, encoded by the coding sequence ATGAGCGATGATCGACCCTCTGCGGGCAGCCTGCCAGGCGATCCGGCGCGTGCACGCCTGCTCGAACTCGCGCAGGCGCGGGGCTCCAGCCTTGCCGCGCTTTCCAAGCTTATCGACCGTAATTCCAGCTATTTGCAGCAGTTCATCCGCAAGGGGAGCCCGCGCAAGCTGGAGGAGCAGGACAGGCGCACGCTGGCCCAGTTCTTCGGTGTCGACGAGAGTGAGTTGGTCCCCGAGATGAGTGGCGCGGAGGAAAAATCCTATGGTGCGTCTCGCTTCTCTGCGGGCGACGAGGATTTCCACGCGATCCCGCGCCTCTCGCTCGCCGCAGCGGCGGGGCCCGGGCAATTCGCCAATGGCGAGGCGCCGTTCGACAATTTCGGCTTTTCGGGCCGCTGGCTGCGCGAAAACGGGTTCGATCCGAAAATGCTCTCTGCGCTGACGGTGGAGGGCGATTCGATGGAGCCGCTGCTGCGCCACGGCGACGAGATCCTGATCGATCGCGGTTCGCGGTTCGAGCGGGACGGGGTCCACGTCGTGCGCATGGGTGACACGCTGATGGTCAAGCGACTGGCGAGCGCCGGGGCGGGGCGGATCGCCCTGCTTAGCCAGAATCTCGCCTACCCACCGGTGGAAGTCGGGCTGGACGAAATCGAGGTGCTGGGCCGCGTGGTGTGGAAGAGCGGGCGGTTGTGA
- a CDS encoding aldehyde dehydrogenase family protein, translating to MPQLKDTYPLYLRNEAAQPNTDLEVTDKYTGEVAFRTALATPEIIDDAIVGTVEATEPMARLASYQRQDVLMHCVKRFEERFDELAYALCVEAGKPIGDSEGEVTRLIDTFRIAAEESVRLGGEVMPLDISERAKGYQSIWKRVPIGPCSFISPFNFPLNLAAHKIAPALAVGCPFVLKPASKTPLGAIIIGEVLAETDLPKGAFSILPASRDGADLFTTDERLKLLSFTGSDEVGWALKARAGKKKVVMELGGNAAVIIDRDADLKDALPRVIKGAFYQSGQSCISVQRILIHEDVYDEFRDMLVEEAKALVAGDPKDKDTFIGPMIDDGEAERVEAWTKEALDHGAKLLCGGTRDGRMIPATLLENVDRDAKVVNEEVFGPLAVLMKFSTFDEAIEETNRSEFGLQAGIFTRDLFKMFDAWDRLDYGGICINEIPSYRVDNMPYGGVKNSGLGREGVRFAMEDMTEIRNLVIRR from the coding sequence GTGCCACAGCTCAAGGACACTTACCCCCTCTACCTTCGCAACGAGGCCGCGCAGCCCAACACCGATCTCGAGGTGACGGACAAGTACACCGGCGAGGTCGCCTTCCGCACCGCGCTCGCGACGCCGGAGATCATCGACGACGCGATCGTCGGTACGGTCGAGGCGACGGAGCCGATGGCACGGCTCGCCAGCTACCAGCGGCAGGATGTGCTGATGCACTGCGTGAAACGGTTCGAGGAACGCTTCGACGAGCTCGCCTACGCGCTGTGCGTCGAAGCCGGAAAGCCGATCGGCGACAGCGAGGGCGAAGTCACCCGCCTGATCGACACCTTCCGCATCGCCGCCGAGGAAAGCGTGCGGCTGGGCGGCGAGGTCATGCCGCTCGACATTTCCGAACGCGCCAAGGGCTACCAGTCGATCTGGAAGCGTGTGCCCATCGGCCCGTGCAGCTTCATCTCGCCCTTCAACTTCCCGCTGAACCTCGCGGCGCACAAGATCGCGCCCGCACTCGCGGTCGGCTGCCCCTTCGTGCTCAAGCCCGCGAGCAAGACGCCGCTAGGCGCGATCATCATCGGCGAGGTGCTGGCCGAGACCGACCTGCCCAAGGGCGCCTTCTCGATCCTGCCCGCCAGCCGCGACGGGGCGGACCTGTTCACCACCGACGAACGGCTCAAGCTGCTCAGCTTCACCGGGTCGGACGAGGTCGGCTGGGCGCTGAAAGCCCGGGCAGGCAAGAAGAAGGTCGTGATGGAACTGGGCGGCAACGCCGCGGTCATCATCGATCGCGATGCCGATCTCAAGGATGCTCTGCCGCGCGTCATCAAGGGTGCCTTCTACCAGTCCGGCCAGTCATGTATCTCGGTCCAGCGCATCCTCATCCACGAGGATGTGTACGACGAGTTTCGCGACATGCTGGTCGAGGAAGCGAAAGCCCTCGTCGCGGGCGATCCCAAGGACAAGGACACCTTCATCGGTCCGATGATCGACGACGGCGAGGCCGAACGGGTCGAGGCATGGACGAAAGAAGCGCTCGACCATGGTGCAAAGCTGCTGTGCGGCGGTACGCGTGACGGGCGGATGATCCCTGCGACCCTGCTCGAAAACGTAGACCGCGACGCCAAGGTGGTGAACGAGGAAGTGTTCGGTCCGCTCGCCGTTCTGATGAAGTTCTCCACCTTCGACGAGGCGATCGAGGAAACCAACCGCTCCGAATTCGGGCTGCAGGCGGGCATTTTCACGCGCGACCTGTTCAAGATGTTCGATGCGTGGGACCGGCTGGATTACGGCGGCATCTGCATCAACGAGATCCCCAGCTACCGGGTCGACAACATGCCCTATGGCGGGGTCAAGAACTCCGGCTTGGGCCGCGAAGGCGTGCGTTTCGCGATGGAGGACATGACCGAGATCCGGAACCTCGTGATCCGGCGGTGA